One part of the Mycobacterium marinum genome encodes these proteins:
- the eccE gene encoding type VII secretion protein EccE: MRNPFSSIRFRVSTGHTLVVAVLAPPCIMMFLHLRYWWVGIALVALGVIVATVTFAGRRVTGWVATVFAWLRRRRRPPDVPSEPVVGATVKPGDHVAVRWRRDRLIAVIELKPRPFTPTVIVDGKAHTDDVLDTRLLEDLLSVHCPDLEADVVSAGYRVGNTASEEVVSLYQRVIGADPAPASRRTWIMLRADPEQTRKSAQRREAGLAGLARYLVASATRIADGLASNGVDAVCGRSFDDYDHATDIGYVREKWSMIKGHDSYTAAYTAPGGPDLWWSARADHTITRVRIAPGMPPRSTVLLTTVGKPKTPRGFSRLFGGQRPALEGQTLVANHHCQLPIGSAGVLIGETVNRCPVYMPFDDVDATVNLGDAQTFTQFAVRSAAAGGVVTVGPHFEQFAGLIGAHVGAEAKVVWPNATTYLGAHPGIDRVILRHNLVGTPRHRKLPIRRVSPPEESRFQMALPK; encoded by the coding sequence ATGAGGAACCCCTTCAGTTCAATACGGTTCCGGGTCAGCACCGGTCACACACTTGTCGTTGCGGTGCTGGCGCCGCCCTGCATCATGATGTTCCTGCACCTGCGCTACTGGTGGGTGGGCATCGCCCTGGTAGCGCTGGGCGTCATCGTGGCGACGGTGACTTTCGCCGGTCGTCGGGTCACCGGGTGGGTGGCTACCGTGTTCGCCTGGTTGCGTCGGCGTCGGCGACCGCCGGATGTCCCGTCCGAGCCGGTGGTTGGTGCCACCGTGAAGCCGGGGGATCACGTCGCGGTGCGTTGGCGACGCGACCGGTTGATTGCGGTGATCGAACTCAAACCCCGCCCGTTTACCCCGACGGTCATCGTCGACGGCAAGGCCCACACCGACGACGTGCTGGACACCCGGCTGCTCGAGGACCTGCTGTCGGTGCATTGCCCGGACCTGGAAGCAGATGTGGTCTCGGCGGGCTACCGCGTTGGCAACACTGCCTCCGAAGAGGTGGTGAGCCTTTACCAGCGGGTGATCGGCGCCGATCCGGCTCCCGCAAGCCGGCGGACCTGGATCATGCTGCGAGCCGACCCGGAACAAACCCGCAAGTCTGCGCAGCGCCGCGAGGCCGGCCTCGCCGGTTTGGCTCGGTATCTGGTGGCGTCGGCGACTCGCATCGCCGATGGCCTGGCCAGCAACGGCGTCGACGCGGTATGCGGGCGCAGCTTCGACGACTACGACCACGCCACCGACATCGGTTATGTGCGGGAGAAATGGTCGATGATCAAGGGCCACGACAGCTACACCGCCGCCTACACAGCACCCGGCGGCCCGGATTTGTGGTGGTCCGCACGAGCGGACCACACCATTACCAGGGTCCGGATCGCTCCCGGGATGCCGCCGCGGTCCACGGTGTTGCTGACCACAGTGGGAAAGCCCAAGACTCCCCGGGGCTTCTCGCGCCTGTTCGGCGGTCAGCGGCCGGCGTTGGAAGGGCAGACCCTGGTTGCCAATCACCACTGCCAACTGCCAATCGGATCAGCGGGCGTGTTAATCGGCGAGACCGTGAACCGCTGCCCGGTGTACATGCCGTTCGATGACGTGGATGCGACCGTCAACCTGGGGGACGCCCAGACCTTCACCCAGTTCGCGGTGCGTTCGGCGGCTGCGGGGGGCGTCGTCACCGTGGGACCACACTTCGAACAATTCGCCGGGCTTATCGGTGCCCATGTCGGTGCGGAGGCCAAGGTGGTGTGGCCGAACGCGACGACCTATCTGGGCGCACACCCCGGTATCGATCGGGTGATCCTGCGTCACAACTTGGTCGGCACCCCGCGACACCGCAAGTTGCCGATCCGGCGGGTCTCTCCACCTGAGGAAAGTCGCTTCCAGATGGCCCTGCCCAAGTAG
- a CDS encoding secretion protein EspK produces MGIPRPTGEYAGRMLEAGGWPDADEDIHYDRAREYNRVLHLFTDVMDACRHQQVEVFDGGVWSGGAASAANGALGGNLEQMSTLQDYLATVITWHQHVAGLIAEAKANIDNNVDGAHREIRVLEGNADLDPEERKAAIASLIRSAHEANSGLVAEAAEQVLASRNWKPPHNALKDLLHQVTPPAPGIPSVTVPTPGQPAPRPPGPKPFEPTPVNPHKPVTPGGPGTPVNPKPGAPVVPTPGGPTHPVTPGTPGIPGIPGTPGIPGIPGTPITPGTPITPGKPVTPVTPGKPKPGKPDTPVLPVEPTPAPAPAPAPAPAPAPAPAPGPAPAPAPQPAPAPGPGPQPGPTDPGASPQPAPSQPGSPSTPGQPSTDPAHVKPAAATETSTAPSTQPSGPSGPAHGDDSSGGAAAAPAASAMPGGGRGVSAGSSSGLSSAGASSSTSQSAASGAGSRAASGRAPVESGGRGPNTAAPRPAAARTASPTRPAPERPKPDGKEKSEAPDAVTPSPMVPVSAARAARDAIASASRRSQKKDPLRLARRIAAALNAPDTYNKGDYGFFWITAVTTDGDIVVANSYGLAYIPENVELPHKVYMASADHAIPADEQARFATYPVLAVQGWAAFHDLKLRAVIGTAEQLANSDAGAAKIILEADDIPESGKMTGRPRLEVVDPSAAAQLAETEDLRLLELLPPAPADANPPDDERHMFWFDLMKPMTSNATGREVAHLRAFRAYAEHCQEIALHQAYSAADAEAQRPAVADWLYWRYVAGLLANALADAS; encoded by the coding sequence ATGGGTATTCCGAGGCCGACGGGGGAGTACGCCGGGCGGATGCTCGAGGCGGGTGGGTGGCCCGACGCTGACGAGGACATCCACTACGACCGGGCTCGCGAGTACAACCGGGTCCTGCACCTGTTTACCGATGTGATGGACGCCTGCCGGCACCAGCAGGTCGAGGTCTTCGACGGTGGTGTCTGGTCCGGTGGTGCCGCCAGTGCGGCCAACGGTGCGCTGGGCGGCAATCTCGAGCAAATGAGCACGCTGCAGGACTATCTCGCCACGGTTATTACCTGGCACCAGCATGTGGCTGGGTTGATCGCCGAGGCGAAGGCAAACATTGACAACAACGTGGACGGTGCTCATCGCGAAATACGGGTTCTGGAGGGCAACGCCGACCTTGACCCCGAGGAGCGCAAGGCGGCGATCGCATCCCTGATCCGCTCAGCTCACGAGGCCAACTCGGGTCTGGTGGCCGAAGCCGCTGAGCAGGTTCTGGCATCCAGAAACTGGAAGCCGCCGCACAATGCGCTCAAGGATCTGCTGCACCAGGTGACGCCTCCGGCCCCGGGCATTCCGTCGGTGACCGTGCCGACGCCAGGTCAGCCAGCCCCGAGGCCACCGGGACCGAAGCCGTTCGAACCCACGCCGGTCAACCCGCACAAGCCGGTTACCCCGGGCGGACCGGGCACGCCGGTGAACCCGAAGCCGGGTGCTCCGGTGGTTCCGACACCCGGCGGGCCAACGCACCCGGTTACCCCGGGGACCCCGGGTATCCCGGGTATCCCGGGGACCCCGGGTATCCCGGGTATCCCGGGTACTCCGATCACCCCAGGTACTCCGATCACCCCGGGCAAGCCGGTGACGCCGGTCACCCCGGGCAAGCCGAAGCCAGGGAAGCCCGACACCCCGGTCTTGCCGGTCGAGCCAACCCCTGCCCCAGCGCCGGCCCCAGCGCCGGCACCAGCGCCGGCCCCTGCGCCCGCCCCGGGACCTGCCCCAGCGCCGGCACCGCAGCCCGCGCCAGCTCCGGGGCCCGGTCCGCAGCCGGGGCCCACCGACCCGGGCGCGAGTCCGCAGCCCGCGCCATCGCAGCCGGGGTCGCCGTCCACGCCGGGGCAGCCGTCAACCGACCCGGCTCACGTGAAGCCGGCAGCGGCAACGGAGACGTCCACGGCACCGTCAACCCAGCCGTCGGGACCTTCGGGCCCTGCGCACGGCGACGACTCGTCGGGAGGGGCCGCGGCCGCACCTGCCGCCAGCGCGATGCCGGGCGGCGGTCGAGGAGTGTCCGCAGGATCAAGCTCGGGCCTGTCCTCGGCCGGAGCGAGTTCGAGCACAAGCCAGTCAGCGGCCTCGGGTGCCGGCTCGCGTGCCGCCTCGGGGCGCGCACCGGTGGAGTCGGGCGGCCGGGGCCCCAATACGGCCGCGCCGCGCCCGGCGGCGGCTCGCACCGCATCGCCGACCCGTCCGGCTCCGGAGCGACCCAAGCCGGACGGAAAAGAAAAGTCCGAAGCGCCCGATGCCGTTACGCCATCGCCGATGGTTCCGGTCTCGGCGGCGCGGGCCGCGCGCGATGCCATCGCTTCGGCGTCTCGTCGCAGTCAAAAGAAGGACCCCTTGCGGTTGGCGCGACGCATCGCGGCCGCGTTGAACGCGCCCGACACCTACAACAAGGGCGACTACGGGTTCTTCTGGATCACCGCGGTGACCACCGACGGCGACATCGTGGTGGCCAACAGTTATGGGCTGGCCTACATACCCGAGAATGTCGAGCTACCGCACAAGGTCTACATGGCCAGCGCTGACCATGCGATCCCGGCCGATGAGCAGGCCCGGTTCGCCACCTACCCGGTGTTGGCCGTGCAGGGTTGGGCGGCGTTTCACGACTTGAAGCTGCGCGCGGTGATCGGGACGGCCGAACAATTGGCCAACTCGGACGCGGGCGCGGCCAAGATCATCCTGGAAGCCGACGACATTCCGGAGAGCGGCAAGATGACCGGACGTCCGCGGCTCGAGGTGGTAGACCCCTCGGCGGCGGCCCAGCTGGCAGAGACCGAAGATCTGCGGCTGCTGGAGTTGCTGCCGCCGGCGCCGGCCGACGCCAATCCGCCAGACGACGAGCGGCACATGTTCTGGTTCGACCTGATGAAGCCGATGACGAGTAACGCCACCGGACGCGAGGTCGCGCACCTGCGTGCATTCCGCGCCTATGCCGAACATTGCCAGGAGATCGCGCTGCACCAGGCATACAGCGCGGCAGACGCTGAAGCCCAGCGGCCCGCGGTCGCCGACTGGCTGTACTGGCGTTATGTCGCCGGGCTGCTTGCCAACGCTTTGGCGGACGCGTCCTGA
- a CDS encoding EspA/EspE family type VII secretion system effector produces the protein MWGWLGDSPPEQGDRLASSGSLFDDVGAQVAALDPDGGWRGNAAQAYWVQNLAQSRHATLMADLDRLTAGLVSAQADAVKQARERLSVLIAVVLGVLVVCAGLELGGPEGQLPSFHIAVAACGVVQVAAAATLIGLANKTSSNASSLRAATQRATEMLAARSARSARSDAIPGLAGMTAPDVGTLPFGARPRLDVAGDTARIRRTPDRGAAYAELSDRS, from the coding sequence ATGTGGGGATGGCTTGGAGATTCGCCACCCGAGCAGGGTGATCGCTTGGCGAGCAGTGGGTCGTTGTTCGACGACGTCGGCGCCCAGGTCGCCGCCCTTGATCCGGACGGCGGTTGGCGGGGCAATGCGGCGCAGGCCTATTGGGTTCAGAACCTCGCACAGTCGCGGCACGCCACGCTGATGGCCGACCTGGACCGGCTGACCGCCGGGCTGGTGTCCGCCCAAGCCGATGCCGTCAAGCAAGCCCGCGAGCGGCTGTCGGTACTGATCGCGGTAGTCCTGGGTGTGCTGGTGGTTTGTGCTGGCCTGGAACTAGGGGGGCCCGAGGGCCAGCTCCCGTCCTTCCACATTGCGGTCGCCGCATGCGGTGTTGTGCAGGTTGCCGCCGCCGCCACCCTGATCGGGTTGGCGAACAAGACCTCCTCGAACGCCAGCAGCCTGCGGGCGGCGACACAGCGAGCGACCGAAATGTTGGCGGCACGGTCGGCACGGTCGGCACGGTCGGACGCGATCCCCGGGTTGGCCGGTATGACGGCGCCCGATGTGGGCACGCTCCCATTTGGCGCCCGGCCGAGGTTGGATGTCGCCGGTGACACCGCGCGTATCCGCCGTACACCCGATCGGGGCGCGGCTTACGCCGAATTATCAGATCGGAGCTGA
- the espB gene encoding type VII secretion system ESX-1 target EspB → MSQPQTVTVDQQEILNRANEVEAPMATPPTDVPQAPCGLTAATNAAEQLAVSADNVRLYLQAGERERQRLATSLRNAAAAYGEVEDESATALDNDGNGEVEAQSAGGAGAGQTDSLEETPKVAAAGESDFTDLKTAATKLESGDQGTSLVNFADGWNNFNLALQRDIKRFRIFENWEGDAATACEASMDQQKEWILHMAKLSASLAKQANFMAQLQLWARRGHPTLADIVELERLAKDPDYQEQAIKLYAEYQETSEKVLSEYNTKADLEPVNPPKPPAAIKIDPPPPAQPQGLIPGFLMPPGDGSTGLASGMTPPMIPPTGGAGGTPDVNTAELTSAGREAASNLSKGLGVKPMSLGGGGGGLGGMPMGDAALAGGESVRPAAAGDVAGAGQGGGAAGRGMAGGGMGMPMGGAGQGQGGAKSKGAQQDEEALYTEDREWTEAVIGNRRRQDNK, encoded by the coding sequence ATGAGCCAGCCGCAGACCGTCACGGTGGATCAGCAGGAAATCTTGAACAGGGCCAACGAGGTGGAGGCGCCGATGGCGACTCCGCCCACTGATGTGCCCCAGGCACCGTGCGGCCTCACGGCAGCCACCAACGCGGCCGAACAACTGGCGGTCTCCGCCGACAACGTCCGCCTATATCTGCAGGCAGGCGAGCGGGAGCGGCAACGTCTGGCGACGTCGCTGCGTAACGCCGCCGCGGCTTATGGCGAGGTCGAGGACGAGTCCGCAACCGCGCTCGATAACGACGGCAATGGCGAGGTCGAAGCCCAATCTGCGGGCGGCGCCGGCGCCGGCCAGACCGATTCACTGGAGGAAACCCCGAAGGTGGCGGCCGCGGGGGAATCAGACTTCACCGACCTCAAGACCGCGGCGACGAAGCTCGAATCCGGTGACCAGGGCACGTCGTTGGTCAACTTCGCCGACGGGTGGAACAACTTCAACCTGGCCCTGCAACGCGACATCAAGCGGTTCCGGATCTTCGAGAACTGGGAGGGTGACGCCGCTACCGCCTGCGAGGCCTCGATGGACCAGCAGAAGGAGTGGATACTCCACATGGCCAAGCTGAGTGCATCGCTGGCCAAGCAGGCCAATTTCATGGCGCAACTGCAGCTGTGGGCCAGGCGGGGGCACCCCACCCTGGCCGACATCGTCGAACTCGAGAGACTGGCGAAAGACCCGGACTATCAAGAGCAAGCCATCAAGCTCTACGCCGAGTATCAAGAGACCTCGGAGAAGGTGTTGAGCGAATACAACACCAAGGCTGATCTGGAGCCGGTGAATCCGCCGAAGCCTCCGGCGGCGATCAAGATCGACCCGCCGCCACCCGCGCAACCGCAGGGCCTGATCCCGGGCTTCTTGATGCCGCCCGGCGACGGTTCCACCGGGCTGGCCTCGGGAATGACGCCCCCGATGATTCCGCCCACCGGTGGAGCGGGCGGCACACCCGACGTCAACACCGCCGAGCTCACCTCGGCGGGTCGCGAGGCGGCGTCCAACCTGTCCAAGGGCCTCGGTGTCAAACCGATGTCTTTGGGCGGCGGCGGTGGTGGTCTCGGCGGGATGCCGATGGGTGATGCGGCCCTGGCCGGCGGCGAGTCCGTGCGACCGGCCGCGGCAGGGGACGTCGCCGGTGCCGGCCAGGGTGGTGGCGCCGCAGGTCGCGGAATGGCCGGAGGCGGCATGGGAATGCCGATGGGCGGCGCTGGCCAGGGCCAGGGCGGCGCCAAGTCCAAGGGCGCTCAACAAGACGAGGAAGCGCTCTACACCGAGGACCGCGAGTGGACCGAGGCCGTAATCGGTAACCGCCGCCGTCAGGACAACAAGTAG
- a CDS encoding transglycosylase SLT domain-containing protein encodes MTDPLILQTLATLSRGHGLFAGRLVDERSRHEPQLQALADSVSQTGGNRLPDRAAARSHAVVQAVRRSIDTDREFAQIMSIAQADHAHARRATRAILQAAHADSALAADTPLGRREAMVRMAARLRAQRRHIVRSRARARQLVLRLRRLRYLQAAARRQHHHVPPTGRPAVLAAIRKALDIKGIHDPAARARWTRGMDLVARRESGYNASAVNDWDANASQGTPSRGAWQFIAPTFAAYHQPGTSTNITNLVAQACAFINYAQGRYGVAADASNLADRIQQADPRRSPRGY; translated from the coding sequence TTGACTGATCCGCTGATCCTTCAGACGCTGGCGACCTTGTCCCGCGGGCACGGGCTGTTCGCCGGTCGCTTAGTCGACGAAAGAAGCCGCCACGAGCCGCAGCTTCAGGCACTGGCCGACTCCGTATCGCAGACAGGAGGGAACCGGCTTCCCGACCGGGCCGCAGCGCGATCGCACGCCGTCGTCCAGGCCGTACGACGGTCCATCGACACCGACCGGGAATTCGCACAGATCATGTCGATAGCCCAGGCCGATCACGCGCATGCGAGAAGGGCCACGCGCGCCATCCTGCAGGCAGCCCACGCCGATAGCGCGCTCGCGGCCGATACGCCGCTTGGCCGGCGCGAAGCGATGGTCCGCATGGCGGCAAGACTGCGAGCCCAGCGCCGCCACATCGTGCGGTCGCGTGCACGGGCGCGACAACTGGTGTTGCGGCTGCGCCGGCTGCGGTACCTACAGGCAGCCGCTAGGCGACAGCATCATCACGTTCCACCCACCGGCCGGCCCGCTGTGTTGGCGGCGATCCGTAAAGCCCTCGATATCAAGGGTATTCACGACCCTGCAGCACGAGCGCGCTGGACACGCGGGATGGATTTGGTGGCCCGCCGAGAGTCGGGCTACAACGCCAGCGCGGTGAACGACTGGGACGCTAACGCGTCTCAGGGCACGCCGAGTAGGGGTGCGTGGCAGTTCATCGCACCGACCTTCGCGGCCTACCACCAGCCGGGCACCTCGACCAACATCACCAACCTGGTGGCCCAGGCATGCGCGTTCATCAACTACGCGCAGGGCCGCTACGGGGTTGCCGCTGATGCATCGAACCTGGCTGATCGGATCCAGCAAGCCGATCCACGTCGTTCCCCAAGGGGGTACTGA
- the mycP1 gene encoding type VII secretion system ESX-1 serine protease mycosin MycP1, whose amino-acid sequence MHRTLLTMVALALLTAPPALAIDPPSIDPGAVPPDVTGPDQPTEQRVLCTSPTTLPDSSFHDPPWSNAYMGVGEAHKFATGAGVTVAVIDTGVDASPRVPAEPGGDFVDQAGDGLSDCDAHGTLTASIIGGRPAPTDGFVGVAPDVRLLSLRQTSEAFEPVGSQPNPNDPNATPAAGSIRSLARAVVHAANLGAGVINISEAACYKVSRPIDEISLGAAIDYAVNAKNAVVVVAAGNTGGDCSQNPMPDASTPNDPRGWNKVQTVVTPAWYAPLVLTVGGIGQNGVPSSFSMHGPWVGVAAPAENIIALGDHGEPVNALQGREGPVPIAGTSFAAAYVSGLAALVRQRFPELTPVQVMNRITATARHPGGGIDNLVGSGVVNAVAALTWDIPPGPASVPPSVRRLPPPRIEPGPDHRPITMVAVSLLGLTLVLGLGTLAARALRRR is encoded by the coding sequence GTGCACCGGACCTTGCTGACGATGGTCGCGCTGGCGTTGCTGACCGCACCGCCGGCTTTGGCAATCGATCCTCCCTCGATTGATCCCGGCGCGGTACCGCCGGATGTAACCGGTCCCGACCAACCCACCGAGCAGAGAGTGCTCTGTACCAGCCCCACGACGCTGCCCGATTCCAGCTTTCACGATCCGCCGTGGAGTAACGCCTATATGGGTGTCGGAGAGGCCCACAAGTTTGCGACCGGGGCCGGCGTCACGGTGGCGGTGATCGATACCGGCGTGGATGCCTCACCACGGGTCCCGGCCGAGCCGGGCGGGGACTTCGTCGATCAGGCGGGCGACGGACTGTCGGACTGTGATGCGCACGGCACGCTCACGGCCTCGATTATCGGCGGGCGCCCCGCACCGACTGACGGTTTCGTCGGGGTTGCCCCCGACGTGCGACTGCTTTCGTTGCGCCAGACATCGGAGGCCTTCGAACCGGTTGGCTCCCAACCCAACCCCAATGATCCCAACGCGACGCCGGCGGCCGGGTCCATCCGCAGTCTTGCCCGTGCGGTGGTGCATGCGGCCAACCTCGGGGCGGGAGTGATCAACATCAGCGAGGCGGCGTGTTACAAGGTGAGCAGGCCGATCGACGAAATAAGTCTGGGCGCGGCCATCGACTATGCGGTCAACGCCAAGAACGCCGTGGTCGTGGTCGCCGCGGGTAACACCGGCGGCGACTGCTCGCAGAATCCGATGCCCGACGCGTCGACACCCAATGATCCCCGGGGCTGGAACAAGGTGCAGACCGTGGTCACACCGGCTTGGTATGCGCCCTTGGTGCTGACTGTCGGGGGCATCGGCCAGAACGGGGTACCGAGTTCGTTTTCCATGCACGGACCGTGGGTGGGGGTAGCGGCACCCGCGGAGAACATCATCGCGCTCGGTGATCACGGCGAACCGGTCAACGCCCTGCAAGGTCGAGAAGGACCCGTCCCGATCGCCGGCACCTCGTTTGCGGCGGCTTATGTCTCGGGTCTGGCCGCGCTGGTCCGGCAACGGTTTCCGGAACTGACGCCGGTGCAGGTGATGAACCGGATCACGGCCACCGCGAGACATCCCGGAGGCGGTATCGACAATCTCGTCGGCTCCGGGGTGGTCAATGCCGTCGCGGCGCTGACGTGGGACATCCCGCCGGGCCCGGCGTCGGTGCCCCCCAGCGTCAGACGACTACCGCCCCCACGCATCGAACCCGGCCCGGATCACCGCCCGATCACCATGGTGGCGGTGTCGCTACTGGGGCTGACGCTGGTGCTCGGATTGGGCACGTTGGCCGCCCGGGCGTTGAGGCGCCGATGA
- a CDS encoding YbaB/EbfC family nucleoid-associated protein, whose translation MEMDPQVAQVLALAARFQSALDGTLNQMNTGNFRGKDDTETVEVTINGHQWLTAVRIDDGLLKEVGAEVVSARVNQALKNAQAAASKYNDAAGEKLTAVLSSMSQTMNNGMV comes from the coding sequence ATGGAGATGGACCCCCAAGTCGCGCAGGTGTTGGCGTTGGCGGCACGGTTCCAGTCGGCCTTGGACGGAACGCTGAACCAAATGAATACCGGCAATTTCCGTGGCAAAGACGACACCGAGACGGTCGAGGTGACGATCAATGGGCACCAGTGGCTCACCGCTGTGCGCATCGACGACGGCCTGCTGAAGGAAGTTGGTGCGGAGGTCGTTAGTGCGCGGGTCAACCAGGCGTTGAAGAACGCCCAGGCCGCCGCATCCAAATACAACGACGCGGCGGGAGAAAAGCTGACCGCGGTGTTGTCCTCAATGTCTCAAACAATGAACAACGGGATGGTCTGA